A region from the uncultured Draconibacterium sp. genome encodes:
- a CDS encoding type IX secretion system membrane protein PorP/SprF — MKNIDYKSGNKKTQANMKTVKSIVALLLVLIGFGAQAQQDPLFSQYTFNKLLVNPGYAGSRDGLNITVVNRAQWTGIEGAPKTLTVSAHTAGKNNRVGLGFYVNRDVLGPTANNSFMGTYSYKIIMENSFFAFGLQGGLNYFDYDYSQMNLRDEDYLFDPENIRKITPDVNFGLYYQTPTFFAGLSSKHLLENDYGIIMDNEKTSFNRLSRHFYLMSGMVWKLAENIRFRPSTLVKFVSGSPLQIDINGSFLFKNSFLIGASFRTEKALSVQTELALMEGIRMGYSYDVYFNKLQLYNYGSHEIRLAFDINIFEPRMVTPRYF, encoded by the coding sequence ATGAAAAATATAGATTACAAATCCGGAAATAAAAAAACACAAGCGAATATGAAAACCGTGAAGTCTATAGTTGCACTGTTACTTGTTCTTATAGGTTTTGGGGCACAGGCACAGCAAGACCCCTTGTTTAGCCAGTATACCTTTAATAAATTGTTGGTAAACCCGGGTTATGCCGGCAGTCGCGATGGATTGAATATTACTGTGGTGAACAGAGCGCAGTGGACAGGGATTGAGGGTGCCCCTAAAACCCTGACCGTTAGTGCTCACACTGCAGGAAAGAACAACAGGGTTGGACTGGGTTTTTATGTCAATCGTGATGTCCTGGGGCCAACTGCAAACAACAGTTTTATGGGTACCTATTCGTATAAAATAATAATGGAAAACAGCTTTTTTGCTTTTGGTTTGCAAGGAGGTTTAAATTATTTCGATTATGATTATTCGCAAATGAACCTGAGGGACGAAGATTATTTATTTGATCCGGAGAATATTCGGAAAATTACACCGGATGTAAACTTTGGGTTGTACTACCAAACCCCAACCTTTTTTGCCGGATTAAGCTCGAAACACCTGCTCGAGAACGATTACGGAATAATAATGGACAACGAAAAAACAAGCTTTAACCGGCTTAGTCGTCACTTTTATTTAATGTCGGGTATGGTGTGGAAGCTGGCCGAAAATATTCGGTTCAGACCATCCACTTTGGTAAAGTTTGTTAGCGGATCGCCCTTGCAGATTGACATAAACGGAAGTTTTTTGTTTAAAAATTCCTTCTTAATCGGGGCATCATTCCGAACCGAAAAAGCACTTTCGGTACAAACCGAATTGGCCCTGATGGAGGGGATAAGAATGGGGTACTCTTACGACGTGTATTTTAATAAATTGCAATTGTATAATTACGGGTCGCACGAGATAAGGCTCGCGTTTGACATTAATATTTTTGAGCCAAGAATGGTTACTCCTCGCTACTTTTAA
- a CDS encoding PAS domain S-box protein produces the protein MSHLPEAKTEHFHRIINTLKAVNNLLITEHNPEKLIRKICETFTQIRGYYFCWIGLFDKGGQLRIIESSGNNKQFDELKRDLLKGHLPRNLKKALKENTFVEVAVPPKNCPVIEEHDNYNSFICPITVDEHQYGLVCAAVPFTDAAHPKEAETFADTAKSIGYALSNLKTKQDAASFIAASNEAYITFDKELNFVSANTAFCTMFNCNEDFIVGKNMQDLVKEHLNKQNAKTVLSALKVLKKGGDVEDLQIEFDNRIYKVSSRINQLHKYRLGKVTDITKAYIERNELKKSESKYRKLVEGLNDSVFILQDDQIKYVNSTLCQTSGYTEEELLNQPFSKFIAESEVDKVMHRYRQRTEGKVIRNTYKSLAKTKHGTKIPVEVTVIPVEFEGKPALQVVLHNITERLKTIQNLEESEERYRFLADSAFEGIIIHKNGIILETNKAMAKLSGYTKKELVGKSIFDFLESMHDMDLVKMHSKNDKNNPYVVKATTKTGSTVFIEIESKGISYNGENVRIAGVRDITERQQLNKKLEDTTNQLHTLLNNLPGMAYACHNNKSWEMIFMSKGCIELTGYQPEDFIESDVFCYNDIIHPAYRDKVWEKVQNAITSKKPFEIEYKIITKNKEEKWVWERGRSVTRNSNEVLEGFISDITERKKATNAFIQSQTKYRSLFNAINDAIIIQDYENEDQKIIEVNEKACTLYGYSRSELLNSSVKQLSVGYTSWSEDKPERIYETLHKTKDNTTIPVEVNSSIFKIGKRRLIMSILRDISIHKNAEKKLTESEHLLNIVLQSMPSGFVMIDDNYRIRRVNEQACKITGYQRAELEGQECKLICSKPDCKKECPVWAKGVDSFTGMDTVIKGKGQSETAILKNAQTISINGERLVLESFQDITQLKQTEQELLRAITKARESEQKFAAFMNFLPGPAFIKDRELNFQYVNRFLEKNMNATTWVGKNTRDVIPENVVDNMVKDDEKAFLQGRHKYEEQFPVVGRGMRDFLTYKFTIGEDKALLGGISIDITERKHLESRNSMLYKAMEASPVSVVITDVHGNIEYVNPFFVEKTGYQLQEVIGRNPRVLKSGVQTPDFYKNMWNTILSGHIWHGEFHNKKKNGELYWEKGSISPITNGNAEIVQFIAIKEDITLQKQILSDLQIAKELAEKNEKEVIAQKDIVQLHNDRLESLFRISQINTSSTQELLDFALHEAVNLTESKIGYIYFYNENTRQFTLNTWSREVMKECRVMNPETVYDLDTTGCWGEAVRQRKPIIINDYEAENPYKKGTPQGHVALKKFLTIPVFSDNEIVAVAGVANKKSNYNQSDVRQLTLLMDKVWKIAERIRLIEDLKVAKEKAEESDKLKSAFLANMSHEIRTPMNGIMGFTELLKDPSLSGEQQNEFISIIQKSGDRMLSTINDIIDISKIESGLVSVDLDTIDLKSFLTDIKLFFEPETTKKQLYLNFSNENDQHSPTFEADTVKLNSIISNLIKNAVKFTREGGITFGYEIIDDAITFVVKDTGIGIPENRQQAIFDRFVQADIADSRVFEGSGLGLSISKSYTEMLGGTIKLESKENEGTTFYIRLPYKKPADSILTFDEYPSATEKLPGNLKIMIAEDDPVSVELLKIVLGPTCNEMIVAENGQKAIDLAREHPDLDLILMDIKMPEVDGYEATEEIRKFNAKVKIIAQTAFAQDQDALMALNVGCNDFITKPVNKKELFQSLSSLFAR, from the coding sequence ATGAGCCACTTACCTGAAGCGAAAACTGAACATTTTCACCGAATTATTAATACCCTAAAAGCTGTAAATAATTTACTGATTACTGAGCACAATCCGGAGAAACTTATTCGGAAGATTTGTGAAACCTTCACTCAAATAAGAGGGTATTATTTTTGTTGGATTGGCTTATTTGATAAGGGAGGTCAACTGCGCATTATAGAAAGCTCGGGAAATAACAAACAATTTGATGAACTTAAACGAGACTTGTTAAAAGGGCATTTACCCAGGAACCTAAAAAAAGCTTTAAAGGAGAATACGTTTGTAGAGGTGGCAGTTCCTCCTAAAAACTGTCCTGTTATTGAAGAGCATGACAATTACAACTCTTTTATTTGCCCCATAACTGTTGATGAACATCAATACGGACTGGTTTGTGCAGCCGTACCATTTACAGATGCTGCTCATCCGAAAGAAGCAGAAACCTTTGCCGATACTGCAAAAAGTATAGGTTACGCATTAAGTAACTTAAAAACTAAACAAGACGCAGCCAGTTTTATTGCCGCTTCAAACGAAGCATATATTACCTTTGACAAAGAGCTTAATTTTGTTTCAGCCAATACTGCTTTTTGCACAATGTTTAATTGCAACGAAGATTTTATTGTTGGTAAAAATATGCAGGATTTGGTAAAGGAGCACCTCAATAAACAAAATGCCAAAACCGTTTTATCTGCATTAAAAGTGTTAAAAAAAGGGGGAGACGTAGAAGATCTGCAGATTGAATTTGACAATCGTATTTACAAGGTGTCATCCCGGATTAACCAACTGCATAAATACCGACTCGGAAAAGTTACCGATATCACAAAAGCATACATCGAACGCAATGAGCTTAAAAAAAGCGAAAGCAAGTATCGAAAATTGGTAGAGGGGCTAAACGATTCGGTTTTTATTTTACAGGATGACCAAATTAAATACGTAAACAGTACGCTTTGTCAAACATCGGGGTATACTGAAGAAGAATTATTGAACCAACCTTTTAGCAAGTTTATTGCCGAGTCGGAAGTGGATAAAGTGATGCATAGGTATCGGCAGCGAACTGAAGGGAAAGTAATCCGAAATACCTACAAATCGTTGGCGAAAACTAAACATGGAACCAAAATCCCTGTTGAAGTAACAGTAATCCCAGTTGAGTTTGAAGGAAAACCCGCTTTACAGGTTGTGCTTCATAATATTACGGAACGTTTAAAAACCATTCAAAACCTCGAGGAAAGTGAAGAGCGTTATCGTTTTTTGGCTGATTCAGCCTTCGAAGGAATAATAATTCATAAAAACGGTATAATCCTCGAAACCAATAAGGCCATGGCTAAACTTTCGGGGTATACAAAAAAGGAACTCGTTGGTAAAAGTATTTTCGATTTTTTGGAAAGTATGCATGACATGGATTTGGTAAAGATGCATTCAAAAAATGATAAAAACAATCCGTATGTGGTAAAAGCAACAACAAAAACCGGTAGTACTGTATTTATTGAAATAGAAAGTAAAGGTATAAGCTACAACGGCGAAAATGTTAGAATAGCCGGGGTTAGAGATATAACCGAACGCCAGCAATTAAATAAGAAGCTTGAAGATACAACAAATCAGTTACATACCCTTTTAAACAATTTGCCAGGTATGGCTTATGCTTGCCACAATAATAAAAGTTGGGAAATGATTTTTATGAGCAAAGGCTGCATAGAGTTAACCGGTTACCAGCCCGAAGATTTTATTGAGTCAGACGTGTTTTGTTATAACGATATTATACATCCGGCATACCGCGATAAGGTTTGGGAAAAAGTACAAAATGCCATTACCAGCAAAAAACCCTTTGAGATTGAATACAAGATAATTACCAAAAACAAAGAAGAAAAATGGGTTTGGGAGCGTGGCAGAAGCGTAACCCGAAACAGCAACGAAGTGCTGGAAGGTTTCATCTCAGATATAACAGAACGAAAGAAAGCAACAAATGCTTTTATACAGTCGCAAACCAAATACCGCTCGCTGTTTAATGCCATTAACGATGCTATAATTATTCAGGATTACGAAAACGAAGACCAAAAAATTATTGAGGTAAATGAAAAAGCCTGCACTTTATATGGCTACTCGCGAAGCGAACTGCTCAACAGCTCAGTAAAACAGCTTTCGGTAGGGTACACCTCATGGAGCGAAGATAAGCCGGAACGCATTTATGAAACGCTTCATAAAACAAAAGATAACACAACCATTCCGGTTGAGGTGAATTCCAGTATTTTTAAAATCGGAAAACGACGGTTGATTATGTCCATACTTCGAGACATCAGTATCCATAAAAATGCTGAGAAAAAGCTTACCGAATCAGAGCACCTCTTAAATATTGTTTTGCAAAGTATGCCAAGTGGTTTTGTAATGATTGACGATAATTACAGAATCCGACGAGTTAATGAACAAGCCTGTAAAATTACCGGCTATCAAAGGGCTGAATTGGAAGGGCAGGAATGTAAGTTAATTTGTTCTAAACCCGATTGTAAAAAGGAATGTCCCGTGTGGGCCAAGGGAGTTGATTCGTTTACCGGAATGGATACCGTTATAAAAGGCAAAGGACAAAGCGAGACAGCCATCCTTAAAAATGCACAAACGATTTCAATTAACGGCGAAAGGCTGGTTTTGGAAAGTTTTCAGGATATTACTCAGTTAAAACAAACCGAGCAGGAGTTGTTACGTGCAATTACCAAGGCCCGTGAAAGCGAACAGAAATTTGCAGCCTTTATGAATTTCCTCCCCGGACCGGCTTTTATAAAAGACCGCGAGCTAAATTTCCAGTATGTAAATCGCTTTCTGGAAAAAAACATGAATGCCACCACTTGGGTTGGGAAAAATACCCGCGATGTTATACCTGAAAATGTGGTTGACAATATGGTGAAAGACGATGAAAAAGCATTTCTTCAGGGCAGGCATAAATACGAAGAACAATTTCCGGTAGTGGGCAGAGGTATGCGCGACTTTTTAACCTATAAGTTTACTATTGGCGAAGATAAAGCCCTACTTGGAGGAATTTCAATCGATATAACCGAGCGAAAACATCTTGAAAGCCGAAATTCCATGCTTTATAAAGCAATGGAAGCAAGTCCGGTGAGTGTGGTAATTACCGATGTTCATGGTAATATTGAATATGTAAATCCATTTTTTGTAGAGAAAACCGGGTATCAACTGCAAGAGGTGATTGGACGCAACCCCCGGGTTTTAAAATCGGGTGTGCAAACACCAGACTTCTATAAAAATATGTGGAATACCATTTTAAGTGGTCATATCTGGCATGGCGAGTTTCACAATAAAAAGAAAAATGGTGAATTGTATTGGGAAAAAGGAAGCATCTCGCCAATTACCAATGGCAATGCAGAGATTGTACAGTTTATAGCCATTAAAGAAGATATTACCCTGCAAAAACAAATCCTTTCGGATTTACAAATTGCCAAAGAATTGGCCGAAAAAAATGAAAAAGAAGTAATTGCACAGAAAGATATTGTACAACTGCACAACGACCGACTGGAAAGTTTGTTTCGCATTTCGCAAATAAATACCAGCTCAACACAGGAATTACTGGATTTTGCTTTGCATGAGGCTGTAAACCTTACCGAAAGTAAAATTGGGTACATTTATTTTTACAACGAAAATACCCGTCAGTTTACACTGAACACCTGGTCGCGCGAGGTAATGAAGGAGTGCCGGGTAATGAACCCGGAAACGGTTTATGATTTAGATACCACCGGTTGTTGGGGCGAAGCAGTGCGCCAGCGTAAGCCAATTATTATTAACGATTATGAGGCTGAAAACCCCTACAAAAAGGGAACACCACAAGGCCATGTGGCCCTTAAAAAGTTCTTAACGATTCCTGTTTTTTCTGATAATGAAATTGTGGCGGTAGCTGGAGTAGCCAATAAAAAAAGTAATTATAATCAATCGGATGTAAGGCAGCTTACCTTGTTAATGGATAAGGTTTGGAAAATTGCCGAACGCATAAGGTTAATCGAGGACTTAAAAGTTGCCAAAGAAAAAGCTGAAGAAAGCGATAAACTAAAATCGGCATTCCTGGCAAATATGAGCCACGAAATACGAACTCCCATGAATGGAATAATGGGCTTTACCGAGCTGCTAAAAGACCCAAGTCTGAGTGGCGAGCAACAAAACGAGTTTATCTCCATAATTCAAAAAAGTGGCGACCGTATGCTGTCAACCATTAACGATATTATTGATATCTCAAAAATAGAATCGGGCCTGGTTAGTGTGGATTTGGACACCATCGATTTAAAATCATTTTTAACCGATATTAAGTTATTTTTTGAGCCGGAAACCACAAAAAAACAACTTTACCTAAACTTTAGTAACGAAAACGACCAGCACTCGCCAACCTTTGAGGCCGACACTGTAAAACTTAATTCAATAATTTCGAACCTGATAAAAAATGCCGTTAAATTTACCCGCGAAGGAGGCATAACTTTTGGGTATGAGATTATTGATGATGCCATCACATTTGTGGTGAAAGACACCGGCATTGGCATACCTGAAAATCGGCAACAAGCTATTTTCGATCGTTTTGTGCAGGCCGACATTGCCGATTCGCGTGTTTTTGAAGGATCGGGATTGGGGCTTTCAATAAGTAAATCGTATACCGAAATGCTTGGCGGTACAATAAAACTGGAATCAAAAGAAAACGAGGGAACCACCTTTTACATCAGACTGCCTTATAAAAAACCGGCTGATTCAATCCTGACATTTGATGAGTACCCATCAGCTACCGAAAAGCTGCCAGGCAATTTAAAAATTATGATTGCTGAAGACGACCCTGTTTCGGTTGAATTGCTCAAAATTGTTTTAGGCCCTACTTGTAACGAAATGATTGTGGCAGAAAACGGGCAAAAAGCCATTGATCTTGCCCGCGAGCATCCCGATTTAGATTTGATTCTGATGGATATAAAAATGCCTGAAGTTGATGGTTATGAAGCTACAGAGGAAATTCGAAAGTTTAATGCCAAAGTGAAAATTATTGCCCAAACAGCTTTTGCTCAGGATCAGGACGCGTTAATGGCCTTAAATGTTGGCTGCAACGATTTTATAACTAAGCCGGTAAACAAAAAAGAACTATTCCAGAGTTTGAGTTCATTGTTTGCCCGGTAG
- a CDS encoding tetratricopeptide repeat protein — translation MKQLIILILLIPVIVFPGMLNAQIKSANKLYGELKYAKAIPFYLKVVNSKKAQNKQEATVKLADCYRLTNKHQVAAKWYEKALEYDGNDAVVYYNYGNVLRTLGDYQSARQQFQRYLKSVPHDVRAQKYLRYCEEISRWKNLKPVASIKNASNLNSAYSDFSPVVYKSGIVFVSDRNVDELDNNNFYWTGNGYLKLFYSPRLDSVRYATPAMLSKQFNQAYHNGPVCFNSAQNRAYITRTEKHKRYKKDSVQTHFSFIAELDLRESKSTGAYFTHNSNLYSTGHVALSADGKKMVFASNKPGGLGESDLYYCELQNNEWTTPLNLGEQINSFGNEFFPCFKNDSTLFFASDGHMGYGGLDLFVSILKDGQWQEPENLKAPLNSSYDDFSIVFTEKSHGIFSSNRPEGKGQDDLYFFQLDNDE, via the coding sequence ATGAAACAGCTAATAATTTTGATTTTACTTATTCCGGTAATTGTTTTTCCGGGTATGCTAAATGCGCAAATAAAATCAGCCAATAAGTTATATGGCGAGCTAAAATACGCTAAGGCTATTCCCTTCTATTTAAAAGTTGTCAATAGTAAAAAGGCCCAAAACAAACAGGAAGCCACAGTAAAGCTTGCCGATTGTTATCGCCTTACCAATAAGCACCAGGTAGCTGCCAAATGGTACGAGAAAGCGCTGGAGTATGACGGCAATGATGCGGTAGTTTATTACAATTACGGAAATGTATTAAGAACTCTGGGTGATTATCAATCTGCCAGGCAACAATTTCAGCGCTATTTAAAAAGTGTTCCGCACGATGTAAGAGCCCAAAAATATCTTAGGTATTGCGAAGAAATAAGCAGGTGGAAAAACCTTAAGCCAGTCGCTTCAATTAAAAATGCATCAAACTTAAACTCGGCGTATTCCGATTTTTCGCCGGTGGTGTACAAAAGCGGAATTGTATTTGTTTCAGACCGTAATGTTGATGAGTTGGACAACAATAACTTCTACTGGACTGGCAACGGCTACCTGAAACTTTTTTATTCGCCCAGGCTTGATAGTGTGCGATATGCAACGCCGGCAATGCTGTCAAAGCAATTTAATCAGGCTTACCACAATGGGCCGGTGTGTTTTAATTCTGCCCAAAATAGAGCCTATATAACACGTACCGAAAAGCACAAACGTTACAAAAAGGATTCGGTGCAAACTCATTTTAGTTTTATTGCCGAGCTTGACCTAAGAGAGTCAAAATCAACAGGAGCGTATTTTACCCATAACAGCAATCTGTATTCAACAGGGCACGTGGCATTATCGGCCGATGGAAAAAAAATGGTGTTTGCGAGCAACAAACCGGGAGGCTTGGGTGAGAGCGATTTGTATTACTGCGAGTTGCAAAATAACGAATGGACCACGCCGCTTAACCTCGGCGAACAAATAAACAGCTTTGGTAATGAATTTTTTCCCTGCTTTAAAAACGATTCCACACTGTTTTTTGCCTCTGATGGACACATGGGGTACGGAGGGCTTGATTTGTTTGTTTCCATATTAAAAGATGGACAGTGGCAAGAACCGGAAAACCTGAAAGCACCACTTAACTCTTCCTACGACGACTTTTCAATTGTTTTTACCGAAAAGTCGCACGGAATATTTAGCTCAAACCGACCCGAAGGTAAGGGTCAGGATGATCTCTATTTTTTTCAATTAGATAATGATGAGTAG
- a CDS encoding DUF2153 family protein, with translation MDKNKVYKILFAEDVSTDREIVERILRKNEIQFVSECVDTEPEFKELLLTFNPDLILSDYQMPTFDGMRALKLAQEFQPDVPFVVITGSTNEDIAVECMKQGADDYVIKQNLKRLIPSIKSAIQKKKLELKERLVRKELEESELKYRLLVQNSPNAVVLIRFDEIVFINKRFESLFEYTIDELNESDFNLLSLFPDKYIKQFEYIVNNPTEQLKENIETKVEIQTKSGNSIFCEITAVPFVYEEANYVQAIIKDLSLQKLLLERNMMLSRAIEQTPVGVVITNKDAEIEYANPSFVKTTGYSFDEVIGQNPRFYSSGQHNKAFFEAMWAKLTEGKIWKGEIINKRKNGEHYPENLTISPIFNSENELTHYVAIKEDISEQKKYIADLKAAKEKAEESDRLKTAFLTNMSHEIRTPMNGILGFTDMLKEPDLTSDMQTEYIDIIQKSGQRMMNTISDLIDISKIESGLVEVQLKKVSVNNMLNDIFLLLKNEAQAKNLNFVLKENNKGKSILTDEEKLYSIITNVIKNAIKFTLTGEVRLGYLISEHEITFTISDTGIGIPEDRKKAVFDRFVQADIEDSKVFEGSGLGLSIAKSYVELLNGKIWFESEVDKGTTFYISLPLNANTDYKQPGTIAAGVKPEDERLKNLNILIVEDDQATILLTKKIVERISKQVFVKSNGYDAIDFIRAENDVDLILMDIMLPKLDGFEATKGIREFNKEIKIIAQTAFAQESDSLTAFEVGCDNYITKPFTKTELLNIIQETMLNDCH, from the coding sequence CCTACATTTGATGGAATGCGAGCTTTAAAACTTGCGCAAGAATTTCAACCAGATGTACCGTTTGTTGTGATAACCGGCTCTACCAATGAAGACATTGCAGTGGAGTGCATGAAACAAGGTGCCGACGACTATGTAATCAAACAAAATCTGAAAAGGTTAATTCCATCCATAAAATCGGCCATACAAAAAAAGAAACTCGAGTTGAAAGAAAGACTAGTTCGAAAAGAGCTGGAAGAAAGTGAGCTAAAATACCGGCTTTTGGTTCAAAACTCGCCCAATGCAGTTGTTCTTATTCGTTTCGACGAAATTGTTTTTATAAACAAACGGTTTGAGTCCTTATTTGAATATACCATAGATGAATTAAATGAATCGGACTTTAATTTGCTTTCGCTTTTCCCCGACAAATACATAAAGCAGTTTGAATATATTGTTAATAACCCTACCGAACAATTAAAAGAGAATATTGAAACCAAAGTTGAAATTCAAACAAAATCGGGCAATAGCATTTTTTGTGAGATTACCGCGGTACCATTTGTTTATGAAGAGGCAAACTATGTACAAGCCATAATTAAAGACCTTAGTCTTCAGAAACTACTGCTTGAGCGCAACATGATGTTGTCGAGAGCAATAGAACAAACTCCGGTAGGTGTAGTTATCACCAACAAAGATGCTGAGATTGAATATGCAAATCCAAGTTTTGTAAAAACCACCGGCTATTCTTTCGACGAGGTTATTGGCCAAAATCCTCGATTCTATAGTTCTGGACAGCATAATAAAGCATTTTTTGAGGCCATGTGGGCAAAACTTACCGAGGGGAAAATATGGAAGGGGGAGATAATAAATAAAAGAAAAAATGGAGAACATTATCCGGAAAACCTTACCATTAGCCCCATTTTTAATAGCGAGAATGAATTGACACATTATGTGGCCATCAAAGAAGATATTTCGGAGCAGAAAAAGTATATCGCCGATTTAAAAGCTGCAAAAGAAAAAGCAGAAGAAAGCGACCGCTTAAAAACCGCATTTTTAACCAATATGAGTCATGAAATTCGTACTCCGATGAATGGTATACTTGGTTTTACCGATATGCTAAAAGAACCTGATTTAACAAGTGACATGCAAACTGAGTACATCGATATAATTCAGAAAAGCGGGCAGCGAATGATGAATACGATTTCTGATTTAATTGATATTTCTAAAATTGAATCGGGCTTGGTAGAAGTACAGCTTAAAAAAGTTTCTGTCAATAATATGTTAAACGACATTTTCCTGCTTCTTAAAAACGAGGCGCAGGCTAAAAACCTAAATTTTGTACTTAAAGAAAATAACAAAGGAAAATCCATTTTAACTGATGAAGAAAAGTTATACAGTATAATTACGAATGTTATTAAGAATGCCATTAAATTTACACTTACCGGAGAAGTACGTTTGGGCTACTTAATTTCTGAACATGAAATTACTTTTACCATAAGCGATACAGGCATTGGGATACCAGAAGACCGAAAGAAGGCGGTTTTCGACCGATTTGTGCAAGCAGATATTGAAGATAGCAAAGTTTTTGAAGGCTCAGGTTTAGGCTTATCTATTGCAAAATCATACGTTGAATTACTAAACGGTAAAATATGGTTTGAATCGGAAGTAGACAAAGGGACAACTTTTTACATTTCGCTACCACTTAACGCCAACACCGATTATAAGCAGCCGGGCACAATAGCAGCAGGCGTTAAACCGGAAGATGAAAGATTAAAAAATCTAAACATATTAATTGTTGAAGACGACCAAGCTACAATTTTATTAACAAAGAAAATTGTTGAAAGAATAAGCAAGCAAGTATTTGTAAAATCAAATGGCTATGATGCAATAGACTTTATCCGGGCCGAAAATGACGTTGACTTAATTCTAATGGATATAATGCTTCCTAAGCTTGATGGGTTTGAAGCAACAAAAGGTATTCGTGAATTTAATAAAGAAATAAAAATTATTGCACAAACTGCTTTTGCGCAAGAGTCGGATAGTTTAACTGCATTTGAAGTAGGTTGCGATAATTACATTACAAAACCTTTCACCAAAACAGAATTGCTAAATATAATTCAGGAAACCATGTTGAATGATTGCCATTAA